CATGCAGCAGAGCTTGAATTCATTAAAAGATCTTGATATTGCTTCAAGAGGCTTGTGTGGGATATGAACAGagtccaaaaaaacaaaaacaaaaaacaaacaaaaaaaacaaacaaaacaaaaaacctttaatttgGCAATACTCAAGCTGTCACAGTTTAGGCTAAAAGCGATGAAACAAGACACACGATAACAATATtatcagttttgaaaaataaaaagtgcaaaagGCAAATTATCCATTCGGGATGATTAAGAATTCCAGTTGAAAAACTTGGATggctaaaaacaacatttttctttttctacccCACATCAAGTTAAGCAGATTCACAAATCATACTGTACAGAAGTTCTTCAAAGTGCAAATATTATGAATTGGCATAAGCTGGTATATACATATCATTTTctggatgacaaaaaaaaaaaaaaaaaaatttaaatctaaaagcaggttcttttttctttgtccagtCAGGCTCCATTTTCATGACGCACGCTACTCGCGCTCCATTCGTGCCAGACAGTCTCCCCTGCCTTCATCGCTTTTACACGCACGCGCCACCGAAATGGCAACATCTGCGTTCTCAGTTTATCACATAATAACCGCGTTTTGTCCACACAAAAGCCACCTTCTCAATAGGAGCTACGTTACATCACCAAAAGCTTCTCActccaggaaaagaaaaaggaagaaaattcaAATCTTATCTCTTCGCAAAAGCCAAAATCCCAGAGAGAGATCCACGTGCTGGGTTTCTCTAAATCATGCAATACATGCAGAACCAGTCACGTTTTTTGTAATCCGTTTTATTGCATTTTCCTCTGATTCATGtgtaattaaactaaattaaaaattttgttGGTGAATGtgcacagtaaacacacacacgtcactTCACTGGTTCAGTCGGCACCTCGGCTTTATGTAAAAATCAACAACcacttcagtctggaccaagcCTGGTGTCATAACTGGATCTCAATCTCTGATGACTAAACTATTCAAACTACATCTATTCCATTATCACAGGACTCTACACCCAAAAGTACATAATTCTAGGTCATTACAATTAACTAAATTGCATAAGACTCTTTTACTCCAAAGAGGTCGTACTCAGCCTGGCACGTcactgcactgtactgtactgtatgtcaaatgCTCATTCCACTTCCACAGCAGCGAAGCAGGAGATGCATTTGAGGCAGTTCTCCTGCCCTCTGGGCCACTTTCCACTGATCGGCCTGGGGCGGCCTGCgtggcctaaaaaaaaacactgatttatcCAAGGAGTTTTCACTGATTTGCCGTGGTCCTCGGTAGCTTAAAGATACGGTTCTGCCAGACGTATTCGGCGGTCAGTGTagagagccaaaaaaaaaacaacaaaaaaaaacaactggtttttatgatgttttacCGGTGAATAAGGAGATAGGTTGAGCCCAAATAGGTATCATTATTTTTACCGTATGCAGTGAAACATGAACAGATAAGGTAGAGTTCTGGTAGTTGTGCAGGCATTttggaaacattcttttcatttttctttgattcaAAACAGAGAGAATGTCAAGCACTACTGAGGTAAATGTAGACTTCCTCTTCAAAAATGtcatgatggagaaaaaaaaaaaattgctactGCATAGGTCAGGTCAGCATGACAGTTATCACTAAAAGGCAAAGAAGGGGAGTTTCTGGGATACTGTTTGTGCACATGTCAGATTAGGTTTACAGTCTTTCTTCTTTCGTGCTTTTACCTACTTTGATTGACAAACAGGTGTCTCCAGATAAAGCCTCTGGTTTTCTGTGTCAAAAACTTTGTGTGATACCtcagagataaaagaaaaaaaaaaaaactttgaagtTCAAAGGTCAGGGTGTCTGTCTCAACAAAATTGGACATTATGAAAAGAGTTTCAACAAACTCCAAGCGGTTCTCTGCCCTGTGTTATATTTTGAGCCCCATCCGGTCAcggtaaaacaaaaaagtccgAAGTGACCATATGCTAAGATGTTAGCACGATGCACATTATAAAACTGTCAACTAAAGtagattttatttgtgttaaagAGGGCGTAAAAACGCTACATCACATCTAAAAGTAAGACTTCTTCAAAACaccctgaaattaaaaaatgtggaaTGGTTAAACTAGTACTTAAAACTCCTGAAGATGTATTGCAATGTGCAGAAATCTTTGCTGCAGTAGGTGAATTGTTTACTTGATCTTAGCCACAAAAGTTGGAGTACAAACGAAGGAAAGTTGGAGGGGAGATTTCAAAATCCGAGGCTCAGAATAGGTTTCCAAGTCCtacacattttctattttaaacgTGCAAATGTCCCTTTAAAGACTACAAGGTTTTCTCTGATAACAGtgctgtcactgtgtgtttacaCGGACAAAGCAATATCATCAAACGAGCTGACTCCGATTACCAAAATTATTTGCACATATTTCCTACTTTTaagacattgtttttaattgaaattgttTCATTGTGCTTTCATTTAGCGTTTCTGAGTAAGTGTAACTGTAAAATCGGATTTCGGAACATCTGTCGGCTTCAGTTATGTCTGTCAACAGCACTTCTGCTCTAAACAGACATGACACACACGTTGGCTCGGTGTTTCACACAACTGTGTTAGGAGCTTTGAatcaaaggaaaatgaaaaacaaaaacaaagccagggAAGAGACGTTGTCATCAGAGATGTATTTTTCGGCTCGGTTCagaagtttttcctttaatgacaCTTTCTACCtactttctttccttcattccttccccttctcctctcttcactgCAAGGCCTCTCAGTCAGGTCATTCGAGGGGGAGGGAAGGAACTTCACATTGAAAAGGAATGGTGATGGTGTGGAGACCTGCgggaaatcaaatcaaatcgtCAGGGCGAGCTGCAGTGTGCTGCTTGTTTCTTTCAGATTTTCTCAGCAGACTTGACTCTACCTTTagtagaggaagaagaggcGTGTTCTATGAGACGTGGCCATGTTCTCGGACATGTTGCGAACTTTTAGATAGTTAACGAACCCTCTGAAGAACAGCAGGAGACCtgtggggggaggggagagaacTCTTTACCCGCTTCACAACAGACACTTCCACTTTGGCAAGTTTAGTGCAAGATTCGAAAAAcgtggtggagcatttagcagtaTACTCACCGAGCAGCAGGAAGATCCACCAGAGCCAGTACTGACCATTGAAGTAGCCGGTGAAGTAGTCGGAGAACtggacacagaaaaagacatttatcaATTGGAGGAAGATAATTTTGAAACTTCCACTAAAGGTTTTTATTAATCGTACTTCAATGAGTCTGGCATTGACTGTATGGGTCAAAATGTAATATGACCGTGATTGAGACGGTCCCCCTTTTTCTGCCAACATCTGTTTGCggagaaagatttttttattctattattcCTATTCCCATCCTTTAagctttttcatttataaagTGAACCATTAAATACCGCCGTTAAAGTGGAATGTAAATCCCACATTTTGTGTAACGTGTCTATCAGGCACACTCTCACGCGCAGTCAGCACCTTTCAGACCGTCTTTTTGCCTTTTAGAGTTCCCCCTTAGGTGACGTGGGTAATTCTTGGCGGATTTTGCGTCATCACAGCTAGTTCGGAAACCACCAATCATGATCCAGTACGCAACTTAAAGCTGTGATGAGGAAACATGAAACCTCCGGTGAACAAAGgctgagaatggacttttctcattttagtAGGAGACCTGTTGTGTTGAGTAGTTAAAaacttttgaattatttttcactAAGGGAGAAGATGCAAGAAGTGTTTTTTAACTAGGTCATTAAGAGGGAATTTCTAGTCTCAACTGTAATGTGACCCCCAATTTTTCCAAACGCAATTTCCAGAACAAAATTCACAAACATCCTGTATTAACTGGGCCAAAAGTTCAGTGCGGcgcaaataattaaaaaacgCATACCCTGACGATGAGAATCCACTTGATGAGGGAAAGGCCGAAGCCGCAGATGGCCCCGTAGCGTCCTGCGATGGTGTTGGTCAAACAGAAGGACAAGCAGAACCCGATCCAGTTGAACAGGAAGGCCACTGGAGGGACAAACATAAAGACATTTAccgttttgtctttttgttttttgtcattttgtttcatagtaataacacaaaaaataaagaaaatagccATAATTCTGATACATTCAGGAACACTTATTTAGTTGTTTGTGTAGGAGAGAATTCAATGtagacatttttgcaatattttattttgaaaatggccgaggaaaatttcaaaattagaGCACAGGGGAGTGTATGTtgaaagtgaatgtttttgaGAGACGGACTCGGATTACGAAAACCtaatgaaaaagcaaacattagATGACAATCATCTTAATGCTAGCTTTGTTTGAAATGTATGCAACCCACAAGTAGAATGTTACACCTCTTGTTTATAACTATAAAGACAATCATAAAGTGCAGATTCAATTTAAGACTATATTTGTCATAAATTACCTTGATATTGAAACACAGTGTCATATGTTGATAGATTCACATATGACCCATTACTAATGGCCTGTGGTCAGTGATTTCAGGCTCAGTTACTGACCTCTGACATGCAAGGAAGAAATTATTTGAATTGCTCAAGACTGTGTCATGATCTTGGTTAAACAAACACTGGTTCCCACCCTCTTCTGTTCTgacaaatgcattaaaaaaaaaagttcacaggaAACAGGCTTACTGAAAAAGGCCAGCATGAAGATTCCATCGTTTCCAACTCGCAGCTGATCAGCGTCACTGAAGTCATCTCTGGGGGGGAATTCATCATCctaacatggacacacacataaacgAACCACGGCAGATAAACATATAAGGTTGGGTAAAAGGTTGGTCggattgtgaaataaaaaaaaatttgacgctcaagaaaaaaaaaagattgttggAACATTAAACATGCCTTTTGTGGCACGCTTTGAAGTAAACCCCACCCAACtaacatgcaagaaaaaaataggtAGATCACAAGAATAGCTTGCAAATATTGCGCAACCCAGGTCTGAAACTAAAAATGCTTCAATGGAAGGATGTTGATACAGCAAGCCCGTAAAAAAGACGGGGGAAATAAAAGAGAGATTATGGATTGCAAAATGAAAGGAGCatatgtgcatgagtgtgtctCCTCACCCGTGGCATCACCTCCACAGTGGAGGCAGCCATGGCGGCTGCTTTGGCCTTCTCCGCTTCGTCATATGTGGGCAGTGAGGTGGCGACGCTGTAGGGTGGAGGCACTGGGAAGTCGCCCGGGAAACTAGTCTCTGTGGGAGGGACAGAGACCGAAGACGATTCATTTACCAAGGGAAGAAAGGGAACCGCACTCTGTATTTAGCGATGTAGCCGCCTATAATGTGGTAATGCTGTCATGGAAATCTAAAGTGACTCATGAGCAAAGTCGCTCCAGTAGCAAAGAGATGGAATCCTGTTGCTGCTGTAGGAAGCATGCATCCACAATTTGGAGAAATAAAGTTGAAGCTAAGAACCTGTATATTTTAAGGAACTATTAGTAGACCAAGTGGAGAGTAATCCCGTAGATCACCAAATGAGACTccatttatactgtacataccaGGTGTAGCGGCAGTTGCTCCCAGGTCAATGGACGCGTAAGGAGGTGGGGGTGCCTCCGCCTCCCCCTGAGTCCTTGAGCCCGACGCCTCTCCTGCTGATGAGGCAGGGGCCGGGCTGGCCTGGGCCTGGGCGGACGTACCGGCCTGGGCCGCGGCAGAAGTGCACGGCTGCTGTTCGCTGGTGGAGGCCTCCGAAGAGTCATCCTCATTGTGCAACTGGGGGAGAAATGGGCACAGGCAGATCAGCAGCCAAAAAGTGCGACTGCTCGAGGGGATGCTCACGGTGTTTCAAATCTCTAAAACTGGCATTAATCCTGTACTTTCCTCTACGCGGAATGGATGGCTTTCTAAAGCCGAGAGAAGTATGACTATGTGAAGAGGACTTTAACATTTGTGAGCTCACACATCGGGCTGTGGAACCTGACTAACATGACAACCAGAGAGTAGAAGAGGAAAGCAGCCGTAGTGAATTTGGTATTCATTAGCTGCAGATTTGGGGATTCTGGCTCGAGTATTTTGTTATTAAACATCACTAGTCTTTGCTTATGGCAGCAGCAAAAACAGGTGCTTATGTAACCAAAATGAGCTTTGCGCAATCTGTTTTCGTTtatcgcctttttttttttgttctttttttgctgctttatttCTATCGATATTCAAGCCAGATGAGCGAATTGACATGGGCAACACAATATTTGTACAAGAACGACTTTCAGTGGCACACAATGTGTTATTGGTTGCATCTTTTAGGCcagaataaaatatgttttttttttctctagtatTTTACATATTGTCCACATCACAGACTTTAGATGaaggtcagtttttttttccatgttattttttttgcacagctgctccaaaaaaatgtcctttattGGAGAGTTTACTTGCAGCCATTTCTGGCAATTTTGCAAACAGCCAAAAGGATTCTAAAGAGATATTTATCTTGTGTCATAAGTTTAACCCGGGTTTTTGCCCGAAAGAGCAATCAGCTTGTACTcctaatattttcattttatctttgtggcctttttttctgtcatttccatCACACTCAGTTATCGACAGAGTAGTTTTTGGAGTTTTGTATTCTGTTCAGCAGTGcacaaaagtataaaaatgctAGAATGCGTTTTACCAGTGTGATGAGGAAATGTAATCGGTCGGCTGGTGATGGCATCAACTAGCCATTTATCATAAGCCATCCTCAATGCGCTGGATCATCTAAATCCAATTAATAACGCCGGTATATTCAGTCAAGCTACTATTGTCTCTGAATATGTATTTAAAGTTACACTCCTCAAGATTTTCATAAAAATCAGAACTTCATATTTAATACTAGTTATTGTTAGCTTTGTTCTGCAACAGCCATTCAGTGCATGTGCAGTCAGTAATGACCTCTCTATATAGTCGTTTCTATTGGTAGTGGTCCGCCATTCCTATGCTGGATTCAGATTGCCAACCTAAGCACGAggtatgcatgtatgtaatcCAGTGCAATTTTATCTCATTGATAGCAGCCTCACTGTTTACTATTTATTTGCCTACAGCCATGTCAGAGATGAATTAAGACGCTGCTAATGCGAATCCAACATTTCCTACTTCTGCGGCTTCGCGTTATGAGCGTTCCACTC
This genomic interval from Xiphias gladius isolate SHS-SW01 ecotype Sanya breed wild chromosome 13, ASM1685928v1, whole genome shotgun sequence contains the following:
- the ndfip2 gene encoding NEDD4 family-interacting protein 2, with the translated sequence MDPASRYQVLHNEDDSSEASTSEQQPCTSAAAQAGTSAQAQASPAPASSAGEASGSRTQGEAEAPPPPYASIDLGATAATPETSFPGDFPVPPPYSVATSLPTYDEAEKAKAAAMAASTVEVMPRDDEFPPRDDFSDADQLRVGNDGIFMLAFFMAFLFNWIGFCLSFCLTNTIAGRYGAICGFGLSLIKWILIVRFSDYFTGYFNGQYWLWWIFLLLGLLLFFRGFVNYLKVRNMSENMATSHRTRLFFLY